One part of the Algibacter sp. L1A34 genome encodes these proteins:
- a CDS encoding lycopene cyclase domain-containing protein yields MPYLYLILTLGSLSIPLLYSVFEKKFHFIQYAKSAFLSILLVAIPFIIWDVLFTKFGIWGFNDSYHLPIALLGMPIEEWLFFFCIPYACLFTHEVLSYYLPNFKLSKTATIISGGLTLILVFVLLLFHFGKWYTTLNFIFFIVLLIYGLKFHLEILQRYFLSFLIILLPFLLVNGILTGSFIDEPVVWYNDNENLGFRIFTIPFEDIFYAFNLLFSIQLIFNSFKQKAHGK; encoded by the coding sequence ATGCCATACTTATATCTCATATTAACATTAGGGAGTTTAAGTATTCCCCTGCTGTATAGTGTTTTTGAAAAAAAATTTCACTTTATACAATACGCTAAAAGTGCCTTTTTAAGCATTTTATTAGTGGCAATACCTTTTATAATATGGGATGTTCTTTTTACAAAATTTGGCATTTGGGGATTTAACGATTCTTACCATTTACCCATTGCACTTTTAGGTATGCCAATAGAAGAATGGTTGTTTTTCTTTTGTATTCCCTATGCATGTTTGTTTACACACGAGGTTTTATCATATTATTTGCCAAATTTTAAACTCTCGAAAACAGCAACTATTATAAGTGGTGGTTTAACACTAATTTTAGTATTTGTTTTATTGTTATTTCATTTCGGAAAATGGTACACAACTTTAAATTTTATATTCTTTATAGTGCTATTAATTTATGGTTTAAAATTTCATTTGGAAATATTACAACGTTACTTCCTTAGTTTTTTAATCATTTTACTACCCTTTCTTTTAGTAAATGGGATACTAACCGGAAGTTTTATAGACGAACCCGTTGTATGGTATAACGACAACGAAAACTTAGGTTTTAGAATTTTTACGATACCATTTGAAGATATTTTTTACGCCTTCAACTTATTATTTTCAATACAATTAATTTTTAATTCATTTAAACAAAAAGCACATGGAAAATAA
- a CDS encoding sterol desaturase family protein — protein sequence MIILTYILTTLITFVIMEGVTWCTHKYIMHGFGWFLHEDHHQPGYPHVFEKNDAFFIIFATPSILLFVFGIRPELNFLFFIGLGILLYGLAYFLIHDVLIHRRFSWFKNTQNWYLRGLRKAHKIHHKHLDKPDGECFGMLFVPLKYFKKVQ from the coding sequence ATGATCATTTTAACCTACATACTTACAACACTAATCACTTTCGTTATTATGGAAGGTGTTACTTGGTGTACACACAAATATATTATGCATGGGTTTGGTTGGTTTTTACACGAAGACCATCACCAACCGGGATACCCACACGTTTTCGAAAAAAACGATGCCTTCTTTATCATTTTTGCAACGCCTAGTATTCTGTTATTCGTTTTCGGGATTCGTCCGGAGCTTAATTTTTTATTTTTTATTGGGCTAGGTATTTTATTATACGGCTTAGCTTATTTTTTAATACATGATGTATTAATACACAGACGCTTCAGTTGGTTTAAAAATACGCAAAACTGGTACTTACGTGGTTTAAGAAAAGCACATAAAATACACCACAAACACCTGGACAAACCAGACGGTGAGTGCTTCGGGATGCTTTTTGTTCCTTTAAAATACTTTAAAAAAGTACAATAA
- a CDS encoding phytoene/squalene synthase family protein codes for MKQLFDEVSYSCSKLVTQKYSTSFSLATKMLSPKIRSAIYNIYGFVRFADEIVDSFHEYDKELLLNKFEEDYYASKEQGISLNPILNSFIHTVNEYKIPDHLTQAFLKSMRADLHKTEYSTDEEYKAYIYGSADVVGLMCLKVFVNGNNEQYEELKEAAKRLGSAFQKVNFLRDLKDDINVLNRSYFPNINLKELDAISKNIIIQDIESDFEFAYKKGILNLPVEAKFGVYMAYRYYRKLLKKLKNTPSEKIINTRIRVSNPMKINLLARSYVKYKLNLM; via the coding sequence ATGAAACAACTGTTTGACGAGGTTTCCTACTCTTGTAGTAAGTTGGTAACCCAAAAGTATAGCACTTCGTTTTCGTTAGCTACAAAAATGCTTTCACCAAAAATACGATCGGCTATTTATAATATTTATGGCTTTGTTCGTTTTGCAGACGAAATAGTAGACTCTTTTCATGAATATGATAAAGAACTTCTATTAAATAAATTTGAGGAAGATTATTATGCTTCCAAAGAACAAGGCATTAGCCTTAACCCTATTTTAAATTCTTTTATCCATACAGTGAATGAATATAAAATACCCGATCATTTAACTCAGGCATTTTTAAAAAGTATGCGTGCCGATTTACATAAAACGGAATACTCAACAGACGAAGAATATAAAGCTTACATTTATGGTTCTGCCGATGTTGTTGGTCTTATGTGTTTAAAGGTTTTTGTTAACGGAAACAACGAACAATATGAAGAGTTAAAGGAAGCAGCAAAACGCTTAGGTTCAGCATTTCAAAAAGTAAATTTTCTAAGAGATTTAAAAGATGATATTAACGTTTTAAACCGTTCATATTTTCCGAATATAAATTTAAAAGAGCTAGATGCCATTTCAAAAAACATCATTATACAAGATATTGAATCTGATTTTGAATTTGCCTATAAAAAGGGTATATTAAACCTACCTGTTGAAGCCAAGTTTGGAGTGTATATGGCCTATAGATATTATAGAAAATTACTAAAGAAACTTAAAAATACGCCATCAGAAAAAATTATAAATACACGGATTAGAGTTTCTAACCCAATGAAAATAAACTTACTAGCACGAAGCTACGTTAAGTATAAGCTAAATTTAATGTAA
- a CDS encoding phytoene desaturase family protein: MKKQIHIIGSGFSALSAACYLAQAGYNVEVLEKNELIGGRARQLKRDGFTFDMGPTWYWMPDVFEKFFADFGKKPSDYYELEKLGPAYKAYFEDGEALTIPGTLKEIYVLFEREEAGSSKHLKAFLKSAKFNYDVSINDLVYKPGVSPLELVTPTTISKITQFFSSIRTQVRKDIKSPKLIEILEFPVLFLGAKPSNTPAFYNFMNYADFGLGTWHPKGGMHKVIEAMELLAKSLGVSFKTNANVQSIEVDASKNIKGLTVNGEFIPSTLILSGADYHHTETLLPQSYRQYSEKYWDKKVFAPSSLLFYVGLDKKLKNVCHHTLFFDTDFDTHAKTIYDNPSWPEEPLFYASFPSITDDTFAPEHQEAATFLIPLAPDLEDTPELREKYFNIIIKRLEKLTGQNVTDHILFKESFCVNDFKKDYNSYKGNAYGLANILTQTAFLRPKIKSKKVKNLYFTGQLTVPGPGVPPALISGKIASDLILKNDN, translated from the coding sequence ATGAAAAAACAAATACATATTATCGGATCCGGGTTCTCTGCCTTATCGGCGGCGTGCTATCTTGCACAAGCAGGATACAACGTTGAAGTATTAGAAAAAAACGAATTAATTGGAGGTAGAGCACGCCAGTTAAAAAGAGATGGTTTTACATTCGACATGGGACCGACTTGGTACTGGATGCCTGATGTTTTCGAAAAATTCTTTGCTGATTTTGGCAAAAAACCATCAGATTACTACGAATTAGAAAAGCTAGGCCCAGCTTATAAAGCTTACTTTGAAGATGGAGAAGCTCTAACAATTCCAGGAACTCTAAAGGAAATTTATGTACTTTTTGAGCGTGAAGAAGCAGGAAGCTCGAAACACTTAAAAGCTTTTTTAAAATCGGCTAAGTTTAATTACGATGTTTCGATAAACGATTTGGTTTACAAACCAGGCGTTTCTCCTTTAGAATTAGTGACTCCAACAACCATTAGTAAGATTACTCAGTTCTTCTCGAGTATAAGAACTCAGGTAAGAAAAGATATAAAAAGCCCGAAATTAATCGAAATATTAGAATTTCCTGTATTATTTCTTGGTGCTAAGCCAAGTAATACGCCAGCTTTTTATAACTTTATGAATTATGCCGATTTTGGTTTAGGTACTTGGCACCCAAAAGGTGGCATGCATAAAGTAATTGAAGCTATGGAATTACTAGCAAAAAGCTTAGGCGTTTCATTCAAAACAAATGCTAACGTACAATCTATTGAGGTGGATGCATCTAAAAACATAAAAGGACTTACGGTTAATGGCGAGTTTATTCCTTCGACATTAATTTTAAGCGGTGCAGATTACCACCATACGGAAACATTATTACCGCAATCTTACCGTCAATATTCGGAAAAATATTGGGACAAGAAAGTTTTTGCTCCATCGTCTTTATTGTTTTATGTAGGGTTAGATAAAAAATTAAAGAATGTATGTCATCACACTTTATTTTTTGACACCGATTTTGATACCCATGCTAAAACCATTTACGATAACCCGAGTTGGCCAGAAGAACCTCTATTCTATGCAAGTTTTCCATCTATAACAGATGATACTTTTGCTCCGGAACACCAAGAAGCTGCAACATTTTTAATTCCGTTAGCTCCAGATTTAGAAGATACACCAGAATTAAGAGAAAAATATTTCAACATTATAATAAAAAGGTTAGAAAAATTAACCGGCCAAAACGTTACAGATCATATTCTATTTAAAGAAAGTTTCTGTGTTAACGACTTTAAAAAAGATTACAACTCTTATAAAGGAAACGCTTATGGCTTGGCTAACATTTTGACACAAACCGCATTTTTAAGACCAAAAATAAAAAGTAAAAAAGTTAAGAACCTATATTTTACGGGGCAGTTAACAGTTCCTGGACCAGGAGTTCCTCCTGCATTAATATCTGGAAAAATAGCTTCTGATTTAATTTTGAAAAACGATAACTAG
- a CDS encoding MerR family transcriptional regulator — MNEIKNKFTIKDLENISGIKAHTIRIWEKRYNLLAPKRTDTNIRYYTTESLKKLLNIVLLKDNGYKISKIAEMPYDVIQDTARELANQNAVDQHSIQAFKLAMIQFDSSLFNSTYAKLLQTNEFSEIIKNTFIPLLNFIGLLWQTNTLIPAHEHFISNLITQKILVETERLTHSNLNSSTTYVLFLPENEIHEIGLLYLNYELLLKGLKTIYLGPSLPVDNLSSFFNSESKMCFITSITVSPTLDLIESYFKDLDILLLPKQHKLLAAGVKLQDLKQMDFKSDIKLYPTVIPLLKDL, encoded by the coding sequence TTGAACGAAATTAAGAACAAATTCACAATAAAAGATCTTGAAAATATTTCAGGAATTAAGGCACACACCATTCGAATTTGGGAAAAACGGTATAATTTATTAGCACCAAAACGAACTGATACTAATATTAGATACTATACTACAGAAAGTTTAAAAAAACTTTTAAACATTGTATTGCTGAAAGACAATGGTTATAAGATATCTAAAATAGCCGAAATGCCATATGATGTTATACAAGATACGGCTCGAGAACTAGCAAACCAAAACGCAGTAGACCAGCACTCTATTCAGGCATTTAAACTTGCGATGATTCAATTTGACAGCTCATTATTTAACTCAACCTACGCCAAATTATTACAGACAAACGAGTTTAGCGAAATCATTAAAAATACTTTTATTCCGCTACTAAACTTCATTGGATTATTATGGCAAACCAACACATTAATTCCTGCACACGAGCATTTTATTTCAAATTTAATTACCCAAAAAATATTAGTTGAAACAGAAAGATTAACACATTCTAATTTAAATTCATCTACAACTTATGTGCTTTTCTTACCCGAAAATGAAATTCATGAAATAGGTTTACTCTATCTTAACTACGAGCTACTACTAAAAGGACTCAAAACCATATATTTAGGACCAAGCTTACCGGTAGATAATTTATCTTCTTTTTTTAACAGTGAATCAAAAATGTGTTTTATAACCTCCATAACAGTGAGCCCTACTCTAGATTTAATAGAAAGTTACTTTAAAGATTTAGATATCTTGCTATTACCAAAACAACACAAATTATTAGCCGCAGGCGTAAAACTTCAAGATCTTAAGCAAATGGATTTTAAATCGGACATTAAATTATACCCAACTGTAATACCTCTTTTAAAAGATCTTTAA
- a CDS encoding GSCFA domain-containing protein, which yields MKLQTQIPFLSQENNQIDYKSKILLFGSCFSDNIGKKLDYFKFENGQNPFGILFHPKAIENLIENAIQDKVYSGDDVFFHNEQWHCFDAHSKLSNSFKDVLVDKLNLQAESTKNQLKNASHIVITLGTAWVYNLIETNSIVANCHKIPQKQFNKTLLSVEEITTSLKNILSQIRSLNNSAIVIFTVSPVRHIKDGFVENTQSKSHLLTAIHQVISQKSFYFPSYEIMMDELRDYRFYTEDMIHPNATAINYIWEKFQQVWISNDALNIMQAVDVVQKGIKHKAFNPNSEAHLKFLQQLENKKETLQSQFPNMVF from the coding sequence ATGAAATTGCAAACGCAAATACCATTTTTGTCTCAAGAAAATAATCAAATAGATTATAAGTCTAAAATACTTTTATTTGGCTCATGTTTTTCAGATAATATTGGCAAAAAGTTAGATTATTTTAAGTTTGAAAATGGTCAGAATCCATTTGGAATTCTTTTTCATCCAAAGGCTATCGAGAATTTAATTGAAAATGCTATTCAGGATAAAGTATATTCAGGAGATGATGTGTTTTTTCATAATGAGCAATGGCATTGTTTCGATGCGCATTCAAAATTAAGTAATTCGTTTAAAGATGTATTGGTTGATAAACTTAATCTACAAGCTGAATCCACTAAAAATCAATTAAAAAACGCATCCCATATTGTAATTACGTTGGGCACAGCATGGGTTTATAATTTAATTGAAACCAATAGTATTGTTGCTAATTGCCATAAAATACCTCAGAAGCAGTTTAATAAAACCTTGCTTTCAGTTGAAGAAATTACGACTTCACTAAAAAATATATTATCTCAAATACGAAGTTTAAATAATAGTGCGATTGTAATTTTTACGGTATCTCCAGTGCGCCATATTAAAGATGGTTTTGTTGAAAATACTCAAAGTAAATCTCATTTATTAACCGCTATTCATCAGGTAATATCACAAAAATCTTTTTATTTTCCTTCATATGAAATTATGATGGACGAACTTCGAGATTATCGCTTTTATACAGAAGATATGATTCATCCCAACGCTACAGCGATTAATTATATTTGGGAGAAATTTCAACAGGTTTGGATTTCTAATGATGCATTAAACATAATGCAAGCTGTTGATGTTGTTCAAAAGGGTATTAAGCATAAGGCTTTCAATCCAAATTCCGAAGCACATCTCAAGTTTCTTCAGCAATTAGAAAATAAAAAAGAGACGCTTCAATCTCAGTTTCCTAACATGGTCTTTTAA
- a CDS encoding DUF4230 domain-containing protein — translation MRKILFGVIITLVVLFTFKYCGEKQEDKIVLQESSALIQEQIKNVGKLVVTEGHFSEVFNYKNSKEIFGDYFTSEKKALVVVNADVTIAYDLSKIEFHVDEATKTLTILSIPKEEIKISPDFEYYDIQADFLNPFEAKDYNDIKTIVKKSLDKKLEASDLKSNAQNRLISELSKFYILTSSLGWTLQYNNTPITKTEELLDIKL, via the coding sequence ATGCGAAAAATTCTATTTGGTGTTATTATTACTTTAGTTGTGTTATTCACCTTTAAATACTGTGGTGAAAAGCAGGAAGATAAAATTGTACTTCAAGAAAGTTCTGCGCTTATCCAAGAACAAATAAAAAATGTTGGAAAACTAGTTGTTACCGAAGGACACTTTAGTGAAGTTTTTAATTATAAGAACTCTAAAGAAATTTTTGGCGATTATTTTACTTCAGAAAAAAAGGCGCTTGTGGTTGTAAATGCCGATGTTACTATTGCATACGATTTAAGTAAAATAGAATTTCATGTAGATGAAGCTACTAAAACATTAACTATTTTAAGTATCCCTAAGGAAGAAATAAAAATAAGTCCAGATTTTGAGTATTACGATATTCAGGCCGATTTTTTAAACCCCTTTGAAGCCAAAGATTATAATGACATAAAGACTATTGTAAAAAAATCTTTAGATAAAAAGCTAGAAGCCTCCGACTTAAAAAGTAATGCTCAAAATAGATTAATCAGTGAACTTTCAAAATTCTATATTCTAACCAGTTCTTTGGGTTGGACATTGCAGTATAATAATACGCCAATTACTAAAACCGAAGAATTACTTGATATAAAATTATAG
- a CDS encoding rhodanese-like domain-containing protein yields MGLLNFLFGNKTNTITDFKDRDAIILDVRTKGEYQQGAIAGSKNIPLQTLNTKIDYIKKLNKPVITCCASGMRSANAASILKRNNIEATNGGGWQSLQKKL; encoded by the coding sequence ATGGGATTACTAAATTTTCTTTTTGGCAATAAAACAAATACAATCACCGATTTTAAAGACAGGGATGCTATTATTCTTGATGTTCGTACAAAAGGCGAATACCAACAAGGGGCTATTGCTGGATCTAAAAATATACCGTTGCAAACTTTAAACACTAAAATTGATTATATAAAAAAGTTAAATAAACCAGTAATTACTTGTTGTGCAAGTGGTATGCGTTCGGCTAATGCTGCTAGTATTTTAAAAAGAAATAATATAGAAGCTACCAACGGTGGTGGCTGGCAAAGTTTACAGAAAAAACTATAA
- a CDS encoding enoyl-CoA hydratase/isomerase family protein, which translates to MEAYVTLNIENKVGYIEFHHPNRNSMPSDILELLAQTIKAAGINDDINVIVLKSGGDRTFCAGASFNEISAIEDEETGFQFFSGFAKVINAMRKCQKLIIGRVQGKSVGGGVGLAAATDYCLATQYASIKLSELSIGIGPFVIEPAVSRKIGKNAMSQMTIDAETFFSSEFAKEKGLFSEVFESTEVLDEAVKILAEKLATYNPKALKEMKKVFWEGTNNWDDLLSERAKISGKLVLSTFTKNTLKRFR; encoded by the coding sequence ATGGAAGCATACGTTACGTTAAACATAGAAAATAAGGTTGGATATATTGAGTTTCATCATCCCAATAGAAACTCTATGCCAAGTGATATTTTAGAATTACTAGCACAAACTATTAAGGCTGCTGGTATAAATGATGATATAAATGTAATTGTATTAAAAAGTGGTGGAGATAGAACGTTTTGTGCCGGTGCTAGTTTTAACGAAATTAGTGCAATTGAGGACGAGGAAACTGGTTTTCAGTTTTTCTCAGGTTTTGCAAAAGTTATAAACGCTATGCGGAAATGCCAGAAACTTATTATTGGTAGAGTACAAGGTAAAAGTGTTGGTGGCGGCGTTGGTTTAGCGGCAGCTACAGATTATTGTTTAGCAACCCAATACGCTTCTATTAAATTAAGCGAACTTAGCATAGGTATTGGTCCCTTTGTTATCGAACCTGCTGTTTCTAGGAAGATTGGGAAGAATGCGATGTCGCAAATGACGATAGATGCCGAAACTTTTTTTTCTTCGGAATTTGCTAAGGAGAAAGGATTGTTTTCTGAAGTTTTTGAAAGCACAGAAGTACTAGATGAAGCAGTAAAAATACTCGCTGAAAAATTGGCGACTTACAACCCTAAAGCATTAAAAGAAATGAAAAAGGTGTTTTGGGAAGGCACCAATAACTGGGACGATTTATTAAGTGAACGTGCCAAAATTAGTGGAAAACTTGTACTTAGTACGTTCACGAAAAACACGTTGAAACGTTTTAGATAG
- a CDS encoding aromatic amino acid hydroxylase — protein sequence MDTSIKPNVILNCLPRHLRQFIKPQNYTAYSAIDQAVWRYVMRKNVDFLKKVAHKSYLDGLKLTGISIDSIPNMYGMNRILKDIGWAAVAVDGFIPPNAFMEFQAYNVLVIASDIRQLEHIEYTPAPDIIHEGAGHAPIIANPEYAEYLRRFGEIGCKAISSAKDYELYKAVRHLSIIKEASDSNKDAIASAEKKVDHLQQNMGEPSEMSLIRNLHWWTVEYGLIGTIENPKIYGAGLLSSIGESAWCMTDIVKKHPYNINATYQDFDITKPQPQLFVTPDFAHLSLILEEFANTMSVRKGGLLGIKKLIQSNALGTVELSTGLQISGVFYEVKDNDGQVIYIHTKGKTALAYREKELVGHGTNHYSNGFSSPIGKLKGINIAIEDMSPRDLRAYNIYEEKETTLEFEGGITVSGEIITGKRNLQGKIILISFNNCTVKHNDTILFKPEFGVYEMAVGKTIVSAFSGPADLNSFDLITHKTSSKTIQNKKSKKQLELEKLYQQIRDYRQGINKTISRTKVLEELIENHQNDWLLPIEIFELAFIENETKLCKSILTHLEIVKQNQPQIGRLIDDGLGIIRRKQHTI from the coding sequence ATGGATACATCAATAAAACCAAACGTTATTTTAAATTGCTTACCGAGACATCTAAGGCAATTTATTAAGCCACAAAATTATACCGCCTACTCGGCGATAGACCAAGCCGTTTGGCGTTATGTGATGCGCAAAAATGTTGATTTTTTAAAAAAAGTAGCACACAAATCTTATTTAGATGGTTTAAAACTTACAGGAATTTCAATTGATAGCATCCCCAATATGTATGGCATGAATCGTATTTTAAAAGATATTGGTTGGGCAGCTGTAGCAGTAGATGGCTTTATTCCTCCAAATGCTTTTATGGAATTTCAAGCTTATAATGTATTGGTTATTGCAAGCGATATTCGCCAATTGGAACATATTGAGTATACACCGGCTCCAGATATTATCCACGAAGGTGCAGGCCACGCTCCTATAATTGCAAACCCAGAATACGCTGAGTATTTACGTCGTTTTGGAGAAATTGGTTGTAAAGCTATTTCATCGGCTAAAGATTACGAACTCTATAAAGCTGTTAGACATTTGTCTATTATAAAAGAGGCTTCAGATTCAAATAAAGATGCTATCGCTTCCGCGGAAAAAAAGGTAGACCATTTACAACAAAACATGGGGGAGCCAAGTGAAATGTCTTTAATACGGAATTTACATTGGTGGACAGTAGAATATGGTTTAATTGGAACTATTGAAAATCCAAAAATTTATGGTGCCGGATTACTATCCTCAATTGGAGAAAGTGCTTGGTGCATGACGGACATTGTTAAAAAACACCCCTACAATATAAATGCTACATATCAAGATTTTGATATTACAAAACCCCAACCTCAACTTTTTGTAACGCCAGACTTTGCTCATTTAAGTTTAATTTTAGAAGAATTTGCTAATACAATGTCTGTTAGGAAAGGTGGCCTTTTAGGTATTAAAAAATTAATACAGTCGAATGCTTTAGGAACCGTGGAACTAAGTACAGGTCTTCAAATATCTGGAGTTTTCTATGAAGTAAAAGATAACGACGGACAAGTAATTTACATACATACCAAAGGAAAAACGGCCCTAGCCTATCGTGAAAAAGAATTGGTTGGGCATGGTACCAATCATTATTCCAATGGTTTTAGCTCTCCCATCGGGAAATTAAAAGGAATAAACATTGCTATTGAAGATATGAGTCCGCGTGATTTACGCGCCTATAACATATATGAAGAAAAAGAAACCACTTTAGAATTTGAAGGCGGCATTACTGTTTCGGGAGAAATTATTACAGGAAAACGGAATCTTCAAGGAAAAATAATACTCATAAGTTTTAATAACTGCACGGTAAAACATAACGACACAATTCTTTTTAAACCTGAATTTGGGGTTTACGAAATGGCCGTTGGCAAAACCATTGTTTCAGCTTTCTCTGGCCCAGCCGATTTAAATAGTTTCGATTTAATAACACACAAAACTTCATCTAAAACTATTCAGAATAAAAAATCTAAAAAACAATTAGAGTTAGAAAAACTCTACCAACAAATTCGAGACTATCGCCAAGGAATAAACAAAACTATTTCGAGAACTAAAGTTTTAGAAGAATTGATCGAAAATCACCAAAACGATTGGCTCTTACCTATAGAAATTTTCGAATTAGCTTTTATTGAAAATGAAACCAAACTTTGTAAAAGTATTCTAACTCACTTAGAAATAGTAAAACAAAACCAGCCACAAATTGGGAGATTAATTGATGATGGTTTGGGGATTATAAGGAGAAAACAACATACTATCTAA
- a CDS encoding DUF4136 domain-containing protein — protein MKTFLKTLPLLALLVVVTSCSSVKVAADYDKDANFNSYKTFAFFKTGIDKAEISDLDKRRILRAIEAELMAKGFTKSEDPDLLISLFTKANQRVDVYNNSWGMGSWGWGGFGGYGPGWGWGWNSQPSVSTSTQGVLYIDLIDAKKKELVWQGMGTGYLTQKMEKKDERIKEFVSEIMMKYPPGANK, from the coding sequence ATGAAAACATTTTTAAAAACACTACCGCTTTTAGCATTGTTGGTTGTAGTAACTTCGTGTAGCTCAGTTAAAGTTGCTGCCGACTACGACAAAGATGCCAATTTTAACAGCTACAAAACATTTGCCTTTTTTAAAACAGGTATTGATAAAGCTGAAATTAGCGATTTAGATAAACGCCGTATTTTACGCGCTATTGAAGCCGAACTAATGGCAAAAGGTTTTACAAAATCTGAAGATCCAGATTTACTAATAAGCCTATTTACCAAAGCAAATCAACGTGTTGATGTTTACAACAACTCTTGGGGCATGGGCTCTTGGGGATGGGGTGGTTTTGGAGGCTATGGCCCTGGATGGGGATGGGGTTGGAATAGCCAGCCAAGTGTATCTACCTCTACACAAGGTGTTTTATATATTGACTTAATTGATGCCAAGAAAAAAGAACTAGTTTGGCAAGGTATGGGTACCGGTTATTTAACTCAAAAAATGGAAAAGAAAGATGAACGTATTAAAGAGTTTGTTTCAGAAATTATGATGAAGTATCCTCCAGGAGCGAATAAATAA
- a CDS encoding DUF5522 domain-containing protein produces MKKIIPIEEGDFYWTPEGYRCFTAQYLLKREYCCESGCRHCPYGFNKKSNSIK; encoded by the coding sequence ATGAAAAAAATTATCCCTATTGAAGAAGGCGATTTTTATTGGACACCCGAAGGTTACCGGTGTTTCACGGCGCAATACTTATTAAAACGAGAATATTGTTGCGAAAGCGGATGTCGACATTGCCCATATGGATTTAACAAGAAAAGTAACTCCATTAAATAA
- a CDS encoding 1-aminocyclopropane-1-carboxylate deaminase/D-cysteine desulfhydrase — translation MIFQLENSVNQRISLPNNSDIELYIKREDAIHSFVSGNKYRKLKYNLIEAEKLGFKTLLTFGGAYSNHIVAVAAAGQILGFNTIGVIRGEELVDKIEGNPTLSYAKHCGMQFKFVSREAYRNKTSDDFLNYLSEEFQDFYTIPEGGTNTLAVKGCEEILTIEDESFDYICCSVGTGGTISGLINRSNPNQQILGFPALKGDFLQQDISKFATKMNWKLTSEYHFGGYAKINADLISFINTFKSENSIALDPIYTGKMMFGLFDLIEKNQFPKGSKILAIHTGGLQGIDGMNVNLKKKNLPLIE, via the coding sequence ATGATTTTTCAACTAGAAAATAGCGTAAATCAACGAATAAGTTTGCCAAATAATAGTGATATAGAACTTTACATTAAACGTGAAGATGCTATTCATAGTTTTGTTTCTGGAAACAAATACAGAAAACTTAAATACAACCTTATTGAAGCCGAAAAGTTAGGGTTTAAAACCTTGCTTACTTTTGGTGGAGCCTATTCTAACCATATTGTCGCAGTTGCTGCGGCTGGCCAAATTCTAGGATTTAATACTATTGGGGTTATTAGAGGGGAAGAATTAGTTGATAAAATTGAGGGCAACCCAACTTTAAGCTATGCCAAGCATTGCGGTATGCAGTTTAAGTTTGTATCGCGTGAGGCTTATAGAAATAAAACTTCTGATGATTTTCTGAATTATTTAAGTGAAGAATTTCAAGATTTTTATACCATTCCAGAAGGTGGTACAAATACACTTGCCGTAAAAGGGTGTGAGGAGATTTTAACTATTGAAGATGAAAGTTTCGATTATATATGTTGTTCGGTGGGAACCGGAGGAACAATTTCCGGACTAATCAATAGATCGAACCCAAATCAACAAATTTTAGGTTTTCCTGCTCTAAAAGGCGACTTTTTACAACAAGATATTAGTAAATTTGCAACCAAAATGAATTGGAAATTAACGTCCGAGTATCATTTTGGTGGTTATGCTAAAATAAATGCGGATTTAATCAGTTTTATAAATACGTTTAAATCTGAAAATAGTATTGCGTTAGATCCTATTTATACAGGGAAAATGATGTTTGGGCTTTTCGATTTAATTGAAAAAAATCAGTTTCCGAAAGGTTCAAAAATATTAGCTATTCATACAGGAGGTTTACAAGGAATCGATGGAATGAATGTTAATTTGAAAAAGAAAAATTTACCATTAATTGAATAA